One Psychrobacillus glaciei genomic region harbors:
- a CDS encoding sigma-70 family RNA polymerase sigma factor produces the protein MSSEKQKIIQEFLRFPSNRTLFEEFKATNSEELKLEIDSKFKKHYQNYRIISYLIKVLHYESKHFDRKMRAYKNRNQLNLTSNLDLSPIYLEKSFSSDSNGFSKGIVDHISSNNLFDCLSKLTDRQKEILSLVYVRQMTDKEIAQYLGITQQAVSKTRRNVIKNIRKEITHD, from the coding sequence GTGAGTTCCGAAAAACAGAAGATAATACAAGAGTTCTTAAGATTTCCTTCCAACAGAACACTATTTGAAGAATTCAAAGCTACTAATTCAGAAGAATTAAAATTAGAGATTGATTCAAAATTTAAGAAACATTACCAAAATTACAGAATTATATCCTATCTAATAAAAGTTTTACACTATGAGAGTAAACATTTTGATAGAAAGATGCGAGCTTATAAAAATAGAAACCAATTAAATCTTACAAGTAATTTAGATCTTTCGCCAATTTATCTCGAGAAATCATTTTCTTCCGATTCAAATGGTTTTTCTAAAGGCATTGTTGACCATATATCTAGCAATAACTTGTTTGATTGTTTAAGTAAACTTACTGATAGGCAAAAGGAAATACTTTCACTTGTTTACGTAAGGCAAATGACAGATAAAGAAATTGCTCAATATTTAGGTATTACTCAACAAGCTGTCTCAAAGACAAGAAGAAATGTAATAAAAAATATTAGAAAGGAGATTACCCATGATTGA
- a CDS encoding YvrJ family protein, with protein sequence MIDAGNIVQLIGNFGFPIVVSIYLLHRFENKLESLENAVHSIENVVNGSIKKRKGGE encoded by the coding sequence ATGATTGATGCAGGGAACATCGTACAATTAATTGGAAACTTTGGATTTCCTATTGTCGTTAGTATCTACCTCTTACATCGTTTTGAAAATAAACTAGAATCCCTTGAAAATGCCGTCCACAGTATAGAAAATGTTGTTAATGGTAGTATAAAAAAAAGAAAAGGAGGTGAATAA